In the genome of Zobellia nedashkovskayae, the window CGAAAAAGATATTGTAAACCCGCTTCGTGCTACCATGCCTTTGCAAAATGACACAAAGGGAATTATGGGAATGATGCCGGCTTTCATTCGGCCTTATGAAGTAATGGGAATTAAGGTTTTAAGTATTTTTCCTGATAACTATAAAAAAGGACTTAGCTCTCACCAAGGAATTATTCATCTTTATGAAACCGTTACGGGCCAACTGATGACAAGCCTAGATGCCGATGGGATCACAGGGATAAGAACAGCTGCGGTAAGCGGACTAGTTACTAGTTTTTTGGCAATAGCTGATGCTAAGAGTTTGTGTATTCTTGGTAGTGGTTTACAAGCTAGAAAGCATATTGAAGCCATGTTGGAGGTTAGGGACATTATAACAGTTACCCTCTGGAGCCTAAATAGGAGCAGTGCTGAACGCTTGGCTACCGATATGAAGAAGTATGAAGGTATTGATTTTATAGTCTGTGATAGCGTACAAGAGGCCGCAAAAGATGCAGATATTATCTGTACCGTTACCGCAGCTACAGAACCTATTTTAGAGAATGAGTATCTAGAAAGTCATGTTCACATTAATGCGGTAGGTGCTTGCACGGCAAACACCAGGGAATTGGCATCGGCTATAATTAATAATTCTGATGTGTATGTTGATAATCGGTTGTCGGCAGCTAATGAGGCAGGAGAACTTTTGTTACCGGCCAATGAAAACGGTCACGATGCCCTAGATTTTATTAAAGCTGATATTTCAGAATTATTGAAGGATTCAAGCTTGTACGATGCATCAAAAAAGACAGTATTCAAATCTTTGGGTATTGCTTGTGAAGATATTGCGGCTGGTTTACATTGCTATAAAAAATTAAAAGAATAACAGTAACAATTTGTATTATTCTAATTTTAATAGCAGAATAAGGAGCTGAACCCAACTCTTTTACTGCTCTGTTTCTACCTTCTTTAGGTTCTAGTGTGTCTATCTTCTCAAAAAGCCCATTGCTTGAAAATTGTTTTACCTAATAGTTTTAATGTTTCACTTAGAATATTGGGTTGTTCACAGATTCTGAAATATTTGTGTGGTTCTAATCTGCATCTTTGGATTGAATATAATAAACTAAAAATAAATTCATAATGAAAAAAGTAAGCCTATTGCTCTTATTGGCAATGCACTTTACATTTTTAACTTCTTGCTCAGATGATGACGTAACCGAAGCTGTTGTGGATGATTCAGAAACAACAGAGGAAGTAGTTGATGAAACAGATGACGATGATGACGTGGCCTACGTTGAGGCATATGCTGACAGTGATTTTGACGCAACGGATTGGACGGATCTAACCCATAGTAAGTCTGCAGACCCCGATTTTGATGTTGTTTTTGAAGACAATTCTGTAAAACGTCTTGATCTTGTAATTACTGAAGATCGGTGGCAGAGCATGTTGGATGACATGACTTCCCTTTATGGCAGTTTTGGTGGTACCGGCGGCGGACCAGGAGGTCAAGGAGGCGGTGGATTGGTTGAAACCGATGAAGATCCTATTTTCGTTCCAGGTGAAGTTTATTTTGAAGATAAAGAATGGTACCGCGTAGGACTACGTTTTAAAGGTAATTCTAGCTTACAATCTAGCTGGTCTGCGGGAATTTTAAAATTGTCTTTTAAGCTTGATTTTGATGAGTTTGAAGATGAATACCCACAGATTGATAATCAGCGTTTTTATGGTTTCAAAAAACTAAGCCTTAAAAACAACTATAATGATAAATCTATGTTGCGCGAAAAAGTAGCTACAGATTTGTTTAGAGATGCCGGTTTGGCAAGCTCACATGCTTCAATCTATGAAGTGTATGTTGATCATGGAGACGGGCCTGAGTACTTTGGAGTGTATACCATGGTAGAAGAAGTAGATGATACGGTCATAGACACTCAATTTTCGGATAATGATGGCAATTTATACAAGCCAGATGGCGATGGGGCTAGTTTTGCTCTTGGAAGCTTTTCAGAAGATGTATTCGTTAAGAAAACTAATGAAGACGAAGCTGATTTCTCAGATATTGAAAGCCTTTTTGCTGCTTTACATGCAGATAATCGTACTACTGATCCCGAAGCATGGCGTACCAATCTGGAGACTATTTTTGATACGGATACTTTCTTGAACTATTTAGCGGTTAATACGGTCATCCAAAATTGGGATACCTATGGTAGAATGACGCATAACTATTTTCTTTATAATAATCCTGATACAGAAAAATTAGCATGGATCCCGTGGGATAATAATGAAGCGCTACAGAGAGGAAATCAGCAAGGTTCTTTGGCTTTGGATTTCTCTGATTTAAATGACACAGAATGGCCGTTAATAGGATATTTGTATGAAGATGCAACCTATAAAGCAAAATATGATAGCTATGTACAGGAATTTGCGAATAACGTTTTTACAGTGAGCGGAATGCAGGCTGAATATGCTGCTTATGCATCATTAGTAGAACCGTACGCCACTGCAGAAGTTGAGGGCTATACCTTCTTGAATTCTAGTGCAGACTTCCAGGCAGCTATAAACGAGTTGAACAGTCATGTGTCGGAAAGAGCATCGGCAGTTATTAATTATTTGAATTAGTGAGTTTTTATGTAGCGTGATGATGTAGGAGTTAAATTGGAGAGAAAATCCGGTTGCCATTGGTAACCGGATTTTTTATGTTCTATTTCAAAATCTAAGAAGCAATGGTAATGAACAATTATCTATTCAGTTAAATATGATACAGATCACAAAAATCTCGTCGATAGAATAGGGGTGTTTGTATAGGTAAAAAGGGTAGACTTCTATTGCACTTTAATAGGTGTCAGTAATGTGTCACATTTGGAGTGTTAATTGAAAATACACCTTAAATGAAACTATATATAATTCTAGCAGGCTTTCTATTTGCACAGGTTGCTTTTGCCCAAAAAGCAAAAACTGATTCGATATCTAAAGTTTGGTCGTTGGAGGACTGCATTTCTTATGCTATAGAAAATAACATTACCATAAAAGATGCGACGTTAAACAAGAGCATTTCTGAAGTTGATTATAGCAAGTCAAAATCGGCTAAACTTCCGGATCTGTTTGGGAGTGCTTCTCAAGGGTATTCTAGTGGTACTACCATTGACCCTATTACAAGTGATTATGTGTCCGACGAGATACACAATACCAATATTGGAATTAATAGTTCTATGACCCTTTTTCAAGGAAATCAATTGAACAATCAGGTAAAACAGAATAGACTGCTTGTAGAACAAAGTGTTTTATTAGAAGAAGAAGCTAAGAATAGTATTGTCATCAGTATTTTAGAAACCTATTTACAAACTCTTTATAGTAAAGAGGGTATTACAATTGCTCAGAACAATTTAAATGCATCGGAACAAGAGGTTGTTAGGGCTAAATCTAGATTAGATGCGGGTTCTATTGCATTGAGCGACTATACGGAAGCGCAGAGCCAAGCGGCTACCAATAAATACAATGTAATTGCAGCCAAAAATGACTACGCCCTAAACATCATCACCTTAAAGCAACTATTGGAATTATCGCCTTTAGAGAAATTAGAAATAGAGACCATAGATGAGAATATGGACTTGGTAAACCTAGAACTGAATAAGGAGGCTATTTATACTAACGCATTGGATTATCTACCGGAAGTGGAAGCAAGCAATACGGTCATTAGTATTAACGAAAAGGAACTTGATATTGCCAAAGGAGGGTATTTACCCACCTTATCTCTAATAGGTAGTCTGGGGTCAGGGTATACGAGTATCAACGATAACACCTTTGGAGATCAATTGGATGTCAATTTCAATCAGAAGCTTGGTTTAAGCCTGAGTATTCCAATTTTCAATAGAAATCAGACCAAAGCAGCGGTACAAACGGCATCAATAAATATTGAAAAAGCACAACTACAAAAACGGACCGTTGAAAAAGAAGTGATTAAAAAAGTAGAAACGGCCTATGAAAATGCAGTTTCTTCACAAGAGCAGCTTATTGCGGCAGAAGCATCACAAAATGCAGCGGAACAGTCTTATAACCTAGCTCAGAAAAAATATGAATTGGGAGCCTTAAGTACAACGGATTTGGTTATAAGCCAAAACACGTATACCAATGCCCAGCAAAACTATTTACAGTCAAAGTACTTAAACATTTTATACCATCAACTCTTACAATTCTATCAAGGAAACGAAATTAAACTTTAGTCAAAATGAAAAATAAAAGAAAACTCATAATAGGTGGTATCGTCTTGATCATCTTAGCTTTTGTTGCCTTTAGCTTACTAAAAGGTGATAATAATGTGGCCATAGAGGCAAAAACGGTAGCAGCTAAGAAAGGTGATGTAACCACCATGGTTACTGCAACAGGAACTATTGAACCCATAAACCAAGTAGATGTAGGTACGCAAGTATCTGGTGTTGTAGAGAAAATTTATGTAGACTACAACAGTGAGGTAAAAGAAGGGCAACTGATTGCGGAATTAGATAAAACAATCCTTAAGGCAGCACTTACACAAGCGCAAGCATCGTATGATAATGCCATAAGTAATCGTAATTATTTACAAATTATATTTGAAAGACAAAAGACGTTATATGACAATCAAGTAATCAGTAAATCAGATTATGACGATTCTTTTTTCAATTTCGAAACTGCAAAAGGTACGGTAACACAACGTTTATCTGACTTACAACAAGCAAGAACAAACCTGGGGTATGCAAACATATATTCTCCTATAGATGGGGTTGTACTTTCAAGAGATATAGATGAAGGACAAACAGTGGCAGCAAGTTACAGTACGCCTACACTTTTTACCATTGCACAAGATTTAAAGGAAATGCAGGTTGAGGCAGATGTTGATGAGGCAGATATAGGCGTTGTCAAAGAGGGGCAACGTGTAAGTTTTACCGTGGATGCTTACCAAGGTCAAGAATTTGATGGCGAGGTAACACAGGTAAGATTGGATCCAACAATTACATCAAATGTAGTTACCTATACGGTAGTTATTAAAGCTGATAATCCTGATCTAAGATTAAAACCAGGTCTTACGGCAACTATTTCAATTTATACATTAGAGTTAAAAGACGTTTTGTCTGTTGAAGCAAAAGCTATCAATTTTAAGCCAACACCTCCAGAAATGATGGCTTATAATGAGCAAGAAAAATTGACTATGGAACCACCAAAAGGAGGCGGACCACAACCTGATGAAAATGATGACAGCACAAGGGTTTGGGTATTAGAATCTAATGGGGCTATCTCTCCAAAGAAAGTGACTTTAGGAGCAAGTGACGGAGTAAATGTCCAAATTTTAAGTGGAGTAGAAGAAGGAGATAAATT includes:
- a CDS encoding ornithine cyclodeaminase family protein, with product MFIDNDQIESLLPMSECIQVMKELFLLDAEKDIVNPLRATMPLQNDTKGIMGMMPAFIRPYEVMGIKVLSIFPDNYKKGLSSHQGIIHLYETVTGQLMTSLDADGITGIRTAAVSGLVTSFLAIADAKSLCILGSGLQARKHIEAMLEVRDIITVTLWSLNRSSAERLATDMKKYEGIDFIVCDSVQEAAKDADIICTVTAATEPILENEYLESHVHINAVGACTANTRELASAIINNSDVYVDNRLSAANEAGELLLPANENGHDALDFIKADISELLKDSSLYDASKKTVFKSLGIACEDIAAGLHCYKKLKE
- a CDS encoding CotH kinase family protein, which translates into the protein MKKVSLLLLLAMHFTFLTSCSDDDVTEAVVDDSETTEEVVDETDDDDDVAYVEAYADSDFDATDWTDLTHSKSADPDFDVVFEDNSVKRLDLVITEDRWQSMLDDMTSLYGSFGGTGGGPGGQGGGGLVETDEDPIFVPGEVYFEDKEWYRVGLRFKGNSSLQSSWSAGILKLSFKLDFDEFEDEYPQIDNQRFYGFKKLSLKNNYNDKSMLREKVATDLFRDAGLASSHASIYEVYVDHGDGPEYFGVYTMVEEVDDTVIDTQFSDNDGNLYKPDGDGASFALGSFSEDVFVKKTNEDEADFSDIESLFAALHADNRTTDPEAWRTNLETIFDTDTFLNYLAVNTVIQNWDTYGRMTHNYFLYNNPDTEKLAWIPWDNNEALQRGNQQGSLALDFSDLNDTEWPLIGYLYEDATYKAKYDSYVQEFANNVFTVSGMQAEYAAYASLVEPYATAEVEGYTFLNSSADFQAAINELNSHVSERASAVINYLN
- a CDS encoding TolC family protein translates to MKLYIILAGFLFAQVAFAQKAKTDSISKVWSLEDCISYAIENNITIKDATLNKSISEVDYSKSKSAKLPDLFGSASQGYSSGTTIDPITSDYVSDEIHNTNIGINSSMTLFQGNQLNNQVKQNRLLVEQSVLLEEEAKNSIVISILETYLQTLYSKEGITIAQNNLNASEQEVVRAKSRLDAGSIALSDYTEAQSQAATNKYNVIAAKNDYALNIITLKQLLELSPLEKLEIETIDENMDLVNLELNKEAIYTNALDYLPEVEASNTVISINEKELDIAKGGYLPTLSLIGSLGSGYTSINDNTFGDQLDVNFNQKLGLSLSIPIFNRNQTKAAVQTASINIEKAQLQKRTVEKEVIKKVETAYENAVSSQEQLIAAEASQNAAEQSYNLAQKKYELGALSTTDLVISQNTYTNAQQNYLQSKYLNILYHQLLQFYQGNEIKL
- a CDS encoding efflux RND transporter periplasmic adaptor subunit; this translates as MKNKRKLIIGGIVLIILAFVAFSLLKGDNNVAIEAKTVAAKKGDVTTMVTATGTIEPINQVDVGTQVSGVVEKIYVDYNSEVKEGQLIAELDKTILKAALTQAQASYDNAISNRNYLQIIFERQKTLYDNQVISKSDYDDSFFNFETAKGTVTQRLSDLQQARTNLGYANIYSPIDGVVLSRDIDEGQTVAASYSTPTLFTIAQDLKEMQVEADVDEADIGVVKEGQRVSFTVDAYQGQEFDGEVTQVRLDPTITSNVVTYTVVIKADNPDLRLKPGLTATISIYTLELKDVLSVEAKAINFKPTPPEMMAYNEQEKLTMEPPKGGGPQPDENDDSTRVWVLESNGAISPKKVTLGASDGVNVQILSGVEEGDKLVYSLKSETTKSGTSAGGSEESPFMPQRPGGKKK